A genome region from Fervidobacterium changbaicum includes the following:
- a CDS encoding alpha-glucosidase translates to MIEISENSLTLRIGNFELAHSEDFPIFAVGRGENTYEMSHGNFNISKYYNEKIPLRKFKVLSKNENQCEILFFSPSGEELKSKFSLIADKLTIEILSASKNLNRFWIYIPTYESEEIYGCGEQYSYLNLRGKRVPLWVSEQGVGRNKRDIITHFANFKDDAGGDWHTTYFPQPTFVSSRNYYSIVHSYAYSEFDFSHRNFHELEIHEIPQKIEFGTGNSLIDTVVKLTKSIGLPNPLPDWVYDGVILGLQGGRDVVVPKIMRALEKGLKITGLWIQDWEGKRITTFGKQLMWNWVYDENMYPNLPEMIDQLRDMGIRTLGYINTFLALEGSLYQEASKKGYLVRKPNGEEYHVVVTTFPAALVDFTNPEAREWIKKVIKSNMIGIGLSGWMADFGEYLPTDAVLYDGTPAELYHNRYPVDWAKINAEAVEEAGKMGEVVFFMRAGNLHSARYSTLFWHGDQLVNWSKDDGLPSVIVAALSMTMSGIGLTHSDIGGYTTLAKNVPDIVVTKRTKELFMRWAEQSTFTPVMRTHEGNWPDENWQFDSDEETLKHFARMSMVHYALKPYIKQLVEKYAYEGKPIIMPLNLRYRIENTEELKYQYLFGEDLLVAPVIESGQDTKKVFIPDDEWVHLWSGKRYTGGTYEIEAPIGYPPVFYLADSEWKDVFEKAGDMK, encoded by the coding sequence ATGATTGAAATCAGCGAAAATTCTCTTACGCTAAGAATAGGTAACTTTGAACTTGCCCATAGCGAAGATTTTCCCATATTTGCAGTGGGTCGAGGTGAGAATACGTACGAGATGTCGCACGGGAATTTCAATATTTCAAAGTACTATAATGAGAAAATACCTCTGAGAAAGTTCAAGGTGCTTTCGAAAAATGAAAATCAATGCGAGATACTGTTCTTTTCCCCAAGTGGTGAGGAACTGAAGAGCAAATTCAGTCTTATTGCTGATAAATTAACCATTGAGATTTTGTCGGCTTCAAAGAATTTGAACAGATTTTGGATTTACATACCTACTTATGAGAGTGAAGAGATATACGGATGTGGGGAACAGTACTCGTATCTGAATCTAAGAGGTAAGAGAGTTCCACTGTGGGTCTCAGAACAAGGCGTTGGGAGAAACAAAAGAGACATTATAACTCACTTTGCAAATTTTAAGGACGATGCGGGCGGAGATTGGCACACAACTTACTTCCCGCAACCAACGTTTGTTTCCAGCAGAAATTATTATTCGATAGTGCACAGCTATGCTTACAGCGAATTTGATTTCTCTCATAGGAACTTTCATGAGTTAGAAATACATGAGATACCTCAGAAAATCGAATTTGGTACTGGAAATTCGCTTATTGACACCGTCGTAAAGCTGACCAAGAGTATAGGTCTTCCAAATCCTCTGCCTGATTGGGTATACGATGGCGTGATTTTAGGACTCCAAGGTGGGCGAGATGTAGTTGTTCCCAAAATCATGCGCGCACTTGAGAAGGGATTGAAAATCACAGGTCTTTGGATTCAAGACTGGGAAGGCAAACGTATCACAACGTTTGGAAAACAACTGATGTGGAACTGGGTTTACGATGAGAATATGTATCCCAATTTACCAGAGATGATAGACCAGCTTAGAGATATGGGAATCAGAACACTTGGCTACATAAACACATTCCTGGCTTTAGAAGGTTCGCTTTACCAAGAGGCTTCGAAAAAAGGATACCTTGTTAGAAAACCAAACGGGGAAGAATACCATGTTGTTGTAACCACGTTCCCTGCAGCACTTGTCGATTTTACAAACCCAGAAGCCAGAGAATGGATAAAAAAAGTTATTAAATCAAACATGATAGGAATTGGACTTTCTGGGTGGATGGCTGACTTTGGAGAGTATCTACCAACCGACGCGGTGTTGTACGATGGAACACCAGCAGAGCTATATCACAATAGGTACCCCGTGGATTGGGCGAAGATTAATGCAGAAGCTGTCGAAGAGGCCGGAAAAATGGGCGAAGTTGTGTTTTTCATGAGGGCAGGTAATCTTCACAGTGCAAGATATTCAACCCTTTTCTGGCACGGAGACCAACTTGTGAATTGGTCAAAAGACGACGGATTACCGTCTGTAATTGTTGCAGCACTCTCTATGACCATGTCTGGTATTGGACTTACGCATTCAGATATTGGCGGTTACACTACATTGGCGAAAAACGTGCCCGATATCGTCGTCACTAAGCGCACGAAAGAGCTCTTCATGAGATGGGCAGAGCAGTCGACGTTCACGCCGGTTATGAGAACCCATGAGGGTAACTGGCCGGATGAGAACTGGCAGTTCGATTCCGATGAAGAAACTTTAAAGCACTTTGCCAGGATGAGCATGGTGCATTATGCATTGAAACCTTACATAAAACAGCTTGTCGAAAAGTACGCTTATGAAGGAAAGCCTATAATAATGCCACTGAACTTGAGGTACAGAATCGAAAACACAGAAGAGTTGAAATATCAGTACCTATTCGGGGAAGACCTGCTGGTAGCTCCGGTTATAGAAAGTGGGCAGGATACAAAGAAGGTCTTCATTCCAGATGATGAATGGGTGCACTTGTGGAGCGGCAAAAGATATACCGGTGGTACTTACGAAATAGAGGCTCCAATTGGATATCCTCCAGTTTTTTACCTGGCTGATTCTGAATGGAAAGATGTTTTTGAAAAAGCAGGTGATATGAAGTGA
- a CDS encoding transketolase family protein yields MSNKNIEARKLPLPTQDEREIRDVYGELLLSLAEEDERIVVLNADLARSDSTLKFKERFPDRFIDVGVAEANMMGIAAGLANMGLIPIAHSFTPFATRRAYDQITISIAYAGLPVKIVGTDPGVTAELNGGTHMSFEDAGIMRNLPNMVIVEPADTHQLRSLFKQIIYHNRPVYTRLYRRRKDRFFNGNENFEIGKIFTMKDGKDITIIASGLMVGQSIIATNMLEDEGISVRLLNMHTLKPVDEETIVKAAKETGRIVVAENHSILNGWGSAVCEVVTEYYPVPVARIGVRDHFGEVGLTDFLLEKYKMTAKDIYTAAKKLLNI; encoded by the coding sequence ATGAGCAATAAGAACATCGAGGCGAGGAAATTGCCATTACCAACGCAGGATGAAAGGGAAATCAGAGATGTATACGGTGAATTATTGCTTAGTTTGGCAGAGGAAGACGAACGGATAGTAGTTTTAAACGCAGATTTAGCAAGGTCAGACAGTACGTTAAAATTCAAAGAAAGGTTCCCCGATAGGTTCATCGATGTCGGAGTGGCCGAAGCTAACATGATGGGTATAGCTGCTGGTCTTGCGAATATGGGGTTAATCCCAATCGCACACAGCTTTACTCCGTTTGCTACAAGACGTGCGTATGACCAGATAACGATATCCATTGCTTACGCAGGATTACCTGTTAAGATAGTGGGAACAGACCCGGGAGTTACTGCGGAACTCAACGGAGGCACACACATGAGCTTTGAGGATGCAGGGATAATGAGAAATTTACCGAACATGGTTATAGTTGAACCAGCCGATACACACCAGCTGAGAAGTTTATTCAAACAGATCATCTACCATAATCGGCCAGTCTATACGAGACTTTACAGAAGAAGAAAAGACAGGTTCTTCAATGGCAACGAAAATTTCGAAATTGGAAAGATATTCACGATGAAAGATGGAAAAGATATAACAATAATTGCCTCTGGCTTGATGGTTGGACAATCGATAATTGCTACGAATATGCTCGAAGATGAAGGCATCAGCGTAAGGCTTTTGAACATGCACACGCTTAAGCCGGTTGATGAGGAAACTATTGTCAAAGCTGCTAAGGAAACGGGCCGAATTGTAGTTGCTGAGAACCACAGCATATTAAATGGCTGGGGAAGTGCGGTCTGCGAAGTGGTAACTGAATACTACCCCGTTCCAGTTGCGAGAATAGGGGTAAGGGACCATTTCGGGGAAGTTGGACTGACGGACTTTCTACTGGAAAAGTACAAGATGACGGCAAAAGATATCTACACTGCTGCTAAAAAGCTTTTAAATATTTAA
- a CDS encoding transketolase produces MKRKATQIRIITLEMIGHLGVGHVGGSLSIAEVLAVLYYKVMRIDPKNPKWDERDRFVLSKGHAGPALYSVLADLGYFPYDWIYTLNKPNTNLPSHCDRLKTPGVDMTAGSLGQGLSAAVGMALGAKIRKMDIRVFALIGDGESQEGQIWEAAMFASHNKLNNLIAFTDYNKMQIDGYIHEVNNLEPLADKWRAFNWHVVEVDGHNVEQIYNAIREGMAQQEKPTMIILHTIKGKGAFFAEGKVASHNMPIKEEELRIAVETLKKEMEQFKGADTK; encoded by the coding sequence TTGAAAAGGAAGGCCACACAGATAAGGATTATTACTCTTGAGATGATAGGTCACCTTGGCGTGGGACATGTTGGCGGTTCTCTGTCAATAGCCGAGGTATTGGCCGTGCTTTATTACAAGGTTATGAGAATCGATCCCAAAAACCCCAAATGGGATGAACGCGATAGGTTCGTGTTGTCAAAAGGACATGCTGGTCCAGCGCTTTATTCTGTTCTGGCTGACCTTGGGTACTTTCCATACGACTGGATATATACATTAAATAAACCAAATACGAATCTTCCGAGCCACTGCGATAGGCTTAAGACTCCCGGTGTGGATATGACTGCTGGTTCACTTGGACAGGGCTTGTCAGCGGCGGTTGGCATGGCACTTGGGGCAAAGATTAGAAAAATGGACATCCGTGTTTTCGCACTTATAGGTGATGGAGAATCGCAGGAAGGTCAGATCTGGGAGGCAGCGATGTTCGCTTCCCATAACAAACTGAACAATTTAATCGCGTTCACTGACTATAACAAGATGCAGATAGATGGTTACATTCACGAGGTCAACAATCTCGAACCGCTGGCAGATAAATGGAGAGCGTTTAATTGGCATGTCGTAGAGGTTGATGGTCACAACGTTGAGCAGATATATAACGCCATTCGCGAAGGAATGGCTCAACAGGAAAAACCAACCATGATAATACTGCACACCATAAAAGGCAAGGGTGCGTTCTTTGCAGAAGGTAAGGTAGCGTCTCACAATATGCCGATTAAAGAAGAAGAACTGCGGATAGCGGTTGAAACTTTAAAGAAAGAGATGGAACAGTTCAAAGGGGCTGATACGAAATGA
- a CDS encoding iron-containing alcohol dehydrogenase, with amino-acid sequence MFGTGQFQLYNPVRVIYGKGELKRSAEIFGVSNVLVICDPYVSSNEYFKEVMTGFNSVFIYNKIIPNPPCELIDEIIESVYEHSKGAPKFEGVIGIGGGSTLDTAKAVSSLLVSEGKLADYVEGKKKFEKRLPLMLIPTTSGTGSEVTNVGVYTLNDIKKPMTSPTFWADIALVDPVLTYSMPKRVAATTGLDALTHAIESYWATSTQPYTEGLALRSAKMIFESYEASLNGEEWAKDEMAIAATIAGIAFSQTRTTAAHAISFPITSFYNVEHGLACALTLPTLIHWTYKFISEKMDDFVRYVGFKDVEELAKRIEHMMEYSGFSLKLHDYGVKEDELEKIAKVSVEANIINLTPGNPKYEDVLEILKTIY; translated from the coding sequence ATGTTTGGAACAGGTCAATTTCAGCTTTACAATCCTGTTAGAGTTATTTATGGCAAAGGTGAGCTGAAAAGGTCTGCTGAGATATTTGGCGTATCGAATGTACTTGTTATATGCGACCCTTATGTGAGCTCAAACGAATACTTCAAAGAGGTGATGACAGGATTTAACTCCGTTTTTATTTACAACAAGATAATTCCAAATCCTCCCTGTGAATTAATCGATGAAATTATAGAGTCGGTATACGAGCATTCAAAAGGTGCCCCCAAATTTGAGGGAGTGATAGGGATAGGTGGAGGAAGCACACTTGATACGGCAAAAGCGGTAAGTTCTTTGCTTGTCAGTGAAGGTAAATTGGCTGATTATGTTGAGGGAAAGAAGAAATTTGAGAAAAGGTTACCTTTGATGCTTATACCCACGACATCAGGTACAGGAAGTGAGGTAACAAACGTTGGGGTTTACACATTGAACGATATAAAAAAGCCAATGACAAGCCCAACGTTCTGGGCTGATATCGCACTGGTTGACCCTGTCTTAACCTACTCGATGCCGAAAAGAGTTGCTGCAACAACAGGCCTTGATGCACTTACCCATGCCATTGAAAGCTACTGGGCTACTAGTACACAACCTTACACGGAAGGTCTTGCTCTGAGATCAGCGAAGATGATATTTGAAAGTTACGAAGCCTCACTTAACGGTGAAGAGTGGGCAAAAGACGAGATGGCGATTGCGGCAACAATAGCAGGTATAGCGTTCAGTCAAACAAGAACAACGGCGGCACACGCAATAAGTTTCCCGATTACGAGTTTTTACAACGTAGAACACGGACTTGCATGTGCTTTAACGTTGCCTACTTTAATTCACTGGACTTACAAGTTCATCTCAGAAAAGATGGATGATTTTGTCCGATACGTTGGATTTAAAGATGTTGAGGAACTCGCAAAGAGAATTGAGCATATGATGGAATACTCAGGTTTTTCATTGAAACTGCATGACTATGGTGTAAAAGAAGACGAGCTTGAGAAAATAGCAAAAGTTTCGGTTGAAGCAAATATTATAAACCTAACACCAGGGAATCCGAAATACGAAGACGTCTTGGAGATTTTGAAAACCATATATTAA
- a CDS encoding DMT family transporter, which yields MSLPVLVVVWGSYYIANKLALSMFGVVFNGVFIRTFVLFSMLLVGTFTGKIKEILRVGYIFPRLVLIGLLGFALDITAFLGFKYSTASKGAVLLRTDVLFSTVISIFLGELPSFVDILSMVLMLFGVVLVSGSTDLIKFSYGDIFFLLSAFFISLNAFVIRSVQEDKRNPGSDFVIAFYNNFFTLVFFCLFSINSLVRELTRNFTLLGANIETAGLVMGGIFQYLIYVVYYRNLRIFPVWLVRTVLLLMPAYVIFVMSFFGESVTAKQLVGVLVILFGGFLLTMSNYFSKGREKR from the coding sequence TTGAGTTTACCGGTCCTCGTAGTTGTATGGGGAAGTTATTATATAGCGAATAAATTAGCATTGTCTATGTTTGGTGTCGTTTTCAACGGTGTTTTCATAAGAACGTTTGTACTTTTTTCGATGTTGTTAGTTGGGACTTTTACCGGGAAAATCAAGGAAATACTCAGAGTAGGGTACATTTTTCCAAGGCTTGTTCTGATAGGTCTACTTGGCTTTGCGCTCGATATCACAGCTTTCCTTGGTTTTAAATATTCAACAGCGTCCAAAGGAGCCGTTCTGTTGAGAACTGATGTTCTTTTTTCCACCGTTATTTCCATCTTTCTTGGTGAATTACCAAGCTTTGTGGATATCCTTTCAATGGTATTGATGCTCTTTGGAGTTGTACTTGTTTCAGGCAGTACGGATTTAATAAAATTCAGCTACGGAGATATCTTTTTTCTGCTCAGTGCGTTTTTCATAAGTTTAAACGCCTTTGTTATTCGCAGTGTACAAGAAGACAAGAGAAATCCAGGTTCGGATTTTGTTATTGCGTTCTACAACAACTTCTTTACACTTGTCTTCTTTTGCCTCTTTTCGATAAACTCGTTGGTCCGAGAGCTAACCAGAAATTTCACTTTGCTGGGTGCAAACATTGAAACCGCCGGACTTGTTATGGGTGGTATTTTCCAGTACCTGATATATGTTGTCTATTACAGGAATTTGAGGATCTTCCCGGTATGGCTTGTGAGGACTGTGCTCCTGCTCATGCCTGCGTACGTGATTTTTGTGATGTCCTTCTTTGGTGAGTCCGTAACAGCAAAGCAATTGGTAGGTGTTCTGGTGATACTCTTCGGTGGTTTTCTGCTTACTATGAGTAATTATTTCAGCAAAGGCAGAGAAAAGAGGTGA
- a CDS encoding MFS transporter, which translates to MSKSSEKVRNENGKEKVPFITKFFFGFGDVYGGGVFNIINFFYAIFLTDVVKIPPAYASIIFLVGKIWDAVTDPIMGYISDRTKSRWGRRRPYFLFGVPFIFLSFVMVWYPVSFESTFARFLYALFSYMFLNTVVTMVLIPYTAMSAEITLDYNERTAINSLRLTFSLLSSLLCAVLPMMIVKSAGDPRKGYLTMSIIFGTFFALPYLGVFAFTKEKNFKPATTKLNFKELIIEPLKIKTFRLYLGMFLFAYLAIDTVSVIFPYYMKYYIGKPYFVSAVLGVLLITEIIFVPVYAMIARKKSKNFAYIVGALVWMVGATLTFFFRPEWPSRMLLAVAALIGAGVSAVAVMPHTILGDVTDVAELKFGERREGNISSMATFLRKVASALVQAVILLILGLVGYVNPKGNEIPQQPESVILAIRLIVFVGPILLLLVGLYSALKYPLRPEVHKTLVKLLEAKRQGEDVDKHVLKELQKELI; encoded by the coding sequence ATGAGCAAAAGTTCCGAGAAAGTTAGGAACGAAAACGGCAAAGAAAAGGTTCCCTTCATAACAAAGTTTTTCTTTGGTTTTGGCGATGTTTACGGAGGTGGTGTATTCAACATCATTAACTTTTTCTATGCGATTTTCTTGACTGATGTAGTTAAAATACCTCCGGCCTATGCATCAATTATATTCCTGGTCGGTAAGATTTGGGATGCCGTGACGGATCCGATCATGGGATATATAAGTGACAGGACTAAATCGCGGTGGGGAAGGCGCAGGCCGTACTTCTTATTCGGCGTACCGTTTATCTTCCTTTCTTTTGTTATGGTTTGGTATCCAGTGTCTTTTGAGAGCACCTTTGCAAGGTTTCTATATGCACTATTTTCATACATGTTCCTCAATACAGTCGTAACGATGGTTCTTATACCATATACCGCAATGAGCGCAGAAATCACGCTTGATTACAATGAAAGAACAGCGATAAATTCGCTAAGATTAACGTTTTCGCTACTTTCGTCATTGCTGTGCGCAGTTCTACCGATGATGATTGTTAAAAGTGCAGGCGATCCAAGGAAAGGGTATTTAACGATGTCGATCATCTTTGGAACGTTCTTCGCATTACCGTACCTTGGTGTTTTCGCATTCACAAAAGAAAAGAACTTCAAGCCTGCTACAACCAAGTTGAACTTCAAGGAACTGATTATTGAACCACTCAAGATAAAGACGTTCAGGCTCTATCTTGGTATGTTCCTTTTTGCCTATCTTGCTATAGACACCGTTTCTGTTATATTCCCATACTATATGAAATACTACATCGGTAAACCGTATTTCGTTTCAGCGGTTTTGGGTGTGTTGCTTATAACAGAAATCATCTTCGTTCCTGTGTACGCTATGATTGCAAGAAAGAAAAGTAAGAATTTCGCATATATTGTAGGTGCTTTAGTTTGGATGGTTGGTGCTACATTAACGTTCTTTTTCAGACCTGAATGGCCATCTCGGATGCTGTTAGCTGTAGCTGCGCTCATAGGCGCCGGTGTTTCCGCAGTTGCCGTTATGCCACACACGATACTTGGAGATGTTACAGACGTAGCCGAATTGAAGTTCGGTGAAAGAAGAGAAGGAAATATTTCTTCAATGGCAACGTTCTTGAGAAAGGTAGCATCTGCACTCGTTCAAGCAGTTATTTTATTGATACTTGGCTTAGTGGGGTACGTAAATCCCAAAGGGAACGAGATTCCCCAGCAACCTGAAAGTGTTATTTTAGCCATTCGGTTGATAGTCTTTGTGGGACCTATACTCTTACTTTTGGTTGGACTTTACTCCGCATTGAAGTATCCGCTCAGACCTGAAGTGCATAAAACTTTGGTTAAATTGCTCGAAGCTAAAAGGCAGGGTGAAGATGTTGACAAGCATGTCTTGAAAGAACTGCAAAAAGAATTGATTTAG
- a CDS encoding carbohydrate ABC transporter permease — translation MKTNQSVKRLRKKLIPFLILIVSLFVLMIELMPIMVVVTSGFKRDIDIWARGPFYFKPTLESYKQVLSNRDFLLSLKNSLVVGLISTAISIIVGSMASYGLTRYVFKFKEIIAYTFLGFRMIPQISLVIPLYVMFNYLKLRDTLTGIVLAHVSFNIPYVVWLLLPFFAAVPRDYEEAARVDGATENQVFWRIFFPLVSPGLVVASVFAFLMSWNEFLYALILTSVNARTAPVAVNGLLGQYAPKWGQLTAAGTIMLIPVFVITLTLQKYIIKGLISGGIKG, via the coding sequence ATGAAAACGAATCAGAGTGTAAAGAGATTAAGGAAAAAACTTATTCCATTTTTGATTCTTATCGTCTCGTTATTCGTCTTAATGATTGAATTAATGCCTATAATGGTTGTCGTTACCAGCGGATTTAAAAGGGATATCGATATCTGGGCACGCGGTCCGTTTTACTTCAAACCAACACTGGAAAGCTACAAGCAGGTACTGTCAAACAGAGATTTTCTGCTAAGCTTGAAAAACAGCTTGGTTGTTGGTTTAATTTCAACTGCGATTTCTATCATCGTTGGTTCAATGGCTTCTTATGGACTAACTCGATATGTGTTCAAATTCAAAGAGATAATCGCTTACACGTTTCTTGGTTTTAGAATGATTCCTCAAATTTCGCTTGTCATCCCGCTTTACGTGATGTTCAACTACCTTAAATTGAGAGATACACTAACGGGAATAGTCTTGGCGCACGTCAGCTTCAATATTCCGTACGTTGTATGGTTACTTCTGCCTTTCTTTGCAGCAGTGCCCCGTGATTATGAGGAAGCAGCAAGAGTTGATGGGGCTACGGAAAACCAAGTTTTCTGGCGGATTTTCTTTCCTCTCGTGTCGCCAGGACTCGTAGTGGCAAGTGTCTTTGCATTTTTGATGTCATGGAACGAGTTTTTGTACGCGCTCATTTTGACATCAGTGAACGCAAGAACAGCACCTGTCGCTGTTAATGGGTTGCTTGGTCAGTATGCGCCAAAGTGGGGGCAATTAACAGCTGCAGGCACAATTATGTTAATTCCTGTTTTTGTGATAACTCTAACTCTTCAGAAGTACATCATAAAGGGGCTTATATCAGGGGGGATTAAGGGATGA
- a CDS encoding carbohydrate ABC transporter permease — protein sequence MNSTSLSGSKKVKNFGGASPHWFFLTPALVIVFAILIFPVIYSLYMSTFDWHLFYSAERKFIGLGNFFQLFKDREFLHSLWLQFGFVVIALPIETVIGFFVALLLNRDGKFYAVVRSLLLLPVFILPVISGLTWRLLLQPEYGMVSFFLEKLGFGIKAWLAEPDFAYGMVIVQDVWRMWPFMFMFIYAGLTGLPREIIEAAEIDGASFWTKVFKVILPQLRPTIATAFLLRLVDALRIFSEVYVMTGGGPGNATMLLSLYINKQAFEFFNIGYAASMGVVLLILALFLSFFIVRGNVKFEGERG from the coding sequence ATGAACTCAACGAGCTTGTCGGGAAGTAAAAAGGTTAAGAATTTCGGGGGCGCAAGCCCCCATTGGTTCTTCCTAACTCCTGCCTTAGTGATTGTGTTTGCAATTTTGATATTTCCGGTAATATACTCTCTGTATATGTCAACATTTGACTGGCACTTATTTTACAGTGCCGAAAGGAAATTTATCGGTCTGGGAAATTTCTTCCAACTATTCAAAGATAGAGAGTTTTTACATTCGTTGTGGCTGCAGTTCGGTTTTGTTGTTATTGCTCTGCCAATAGAAACGGTAATAGGTTTTTTCGTGGCACTTTTGCTAAATCGAGATGGTAAGTTCTACGCTGTAGTAAGGTCTTTGCTATTGCTACCGGTTTTCATACTCCCTGTCATCTCCGGCTTAACCTGGCGACTGCTCTTGCAACCGGAGTACGGTATGGTTAGTTTCTTTCTTGAAAAGCTCGGGTTTGGTATAAAGGCATGGCTTGCAGAACCTGATTTTGCCTATGGTATGGTGATAGTCCAGGATGTCTGGCGCATGTGGCCATTTATGTTCATGTTCATATACGCTGGATTGACCGGACTGCCAAGGGAGATCATAGAAGCTGCCGAAATTGACGGGGCTTCGTTCTGGACAAAGGTCTTTAAGGTTATTTTACCTCAGCTCAGACCGACAATTGCAACGGCATTCCTGCTCAGGTTAGTTGACGCATTGAGAATCTTCTCAGAAGTTTATGTGATGACCGGTGGAGGTCCTGGGAACGCAACTATGCTGCTGTCTCTCTACATCAATAAACAAGCGTTTGAGTTTTTTAACATCGGCTACGCAGCGTCGATGGGTGTTGTCTTACTGATTTTGGCCCTATTTTTGTCTTTCTTCATTGTTAGAGGGAACGTGAAGTTTGAAGGTGAGCGTGGATGA
- a CDS encoding extracellular solute-binding protein encodes MKRVFLVLWLVSIFAVVFAAPYNTTIKVLAWDDALTQALKSGIPDFEKATGIKVILELIPSGNLLQKIGVSVSVDKTDYDLVTVDEPFIPALAHLMLPFDRWSMGKIYKKPNLSVFAPNAFEAAQWGGVFVGMPINANVYIWITRKDLVNDPKYRNEFKSKYGYDLGVPKTFKELRDMAEFFHSKGIYGFAPFTKQTEGSTAEAIFMFESFGTSPLTVQGGKVIVSLDEKKAVEAINFYKELLKFSPPGALDMGHSERIAAFNQGKVFTMFQWPALVPQHEDPNNSLVAGKIIYSAPPVGPAKGAAIRGCWVLAMPNASKNKEAAAEFAYWWASYETGQNLIPKGFTPARSDLLLNPTYNKERPWFKAIFDSMKNAVARPRFTKYPEASQIIRNYWLAAISGKMSPEEAVRKMKDELNELVGK; translated from the coding sequence ATGAAAAGGGTATTTCTAGTGCTCTGGTTGGTAAGTATTTTTGCGGTTGTTTTTGCGGCACCGTACAACACAACGATTAAAGTGCTTGCTTGGGATGATGCACTTACACAGGCGCTCAAGAGTGGTATACCAGATTTTGAGAAGGCGACAGGGATTAAAGTTATTCTTGAGCTGATACCATCTGGTAACTTGCTCCAAAAGATAGGCGTAAGTGTGAGTGTCGACAAGACGGACTACGATTTGGTAACGGTAGACGAGCCATTCATACCAGCACTTGCTCATCTTATGTTACCATTTGACCGCTGGAGCATGGGAAAGATATACAAGAAGCCAAACCTTAGTGTGTTTGCACCTAATGCGTTCGAAGCAGCTCAATGGGGCGGAGTTTTTGTAGGGATGCCAATCAACGCAAACGTCTACATCTGGATAACTAGGAAAGATTTAGTTAACGATCCGAAGTACAGAAACGAGTTTAAATCAAAGTACGGATACGACCTTGGTGTACCAAAGACGTTTAAAGAACTCAGAGACATGGCTGAGTTTTTCCATTCGAAAGGTATCTACGGTTTTGCACCGTTTACAAAGCAAACTGAAGGCTCTACCGCAGAAGCGATATTCATGTTTGAATCATTTGGAACGAGTCCTTTAACCGTCCAAGGCGGCAAGGTTATCGTCTCACTTGACGAGAAGAAGGCAGTGGAAGCGATCAACTTCTACAAGGAGTTGTTAAAATTCTCACCTCCGGGTGCACTTGATATGGGACATTCCGAACGTATTGCAGCGTTCAATCAAGGAAAGGTCTTCACCATGTTCCAGTGGCCAGCACTTGTTCCTCAACATGAGGATCCGAACAACTCACTTGTAGCTGGTAAAATCATCTATTCAGCACCACCAGTTGGTCCAGCAAAGGGCGCTGCTATCCGAGGATGCTGGGTGTTAGCTATGCCAAATGCTTCGAAAAATAAAGAGGCAGCAGCAGAATTTGCATATTGGTGGGCTTCGTATGAGACTGGGCAAAACCTCATACCGAAAGGGTTTACACCGGCAAGGTCCGACTTGCTCTTAAATCCAACTTACAACAAAGAAAGACCATGGTTCAAAGCTATTTTCGATTCCATGAAAAATGCAGTGGCAAGACCAAGGTTTACAAAGTATCCTGAGGCTTCCCAGATAATAAGAAATTACTGGTTAGCTGCTATCAGCGGAAAGATGAGTCCAGAAGAAGCAGTAAGGAAGATGAAAGATGAACTCAACGAGCTTGTCGGGAAGTAA
- a CDS encoding GNAT family N-acetyltransferase, which yields MGDMLVKLYELPELESALEEVRKHGIIIKRPIGPEKYFVVEWVREKFGNHWASETDMTFSNKPISSFIAIDEKTNKIVGFACYDATVRGFFGPTGVDEAYRGKGVGKALLLACLHDMLNVGYGYAIIGDPGPVEYYKKTVNAIEIEGSYPGVYKYMVREI from the coding sequence ATGGGTGATATGTTGGTGAAATTGTACGAATTGCCAGAACTTGAAAGTGCATTGGAAGAAGTGAGGAAACACGGAATAATCATCAAGCGTCCCATAGGCCCTGAGAAATATTTTGTCGTTGAATGGGTTAGGGAAAAGTTTGGTAATCACTGGGCAAGTGAAACCGATATGACGTTTTCTAACAAGCCCATCTCGTCCTTCATAGCTATAGATGAGAAGACAAACAAAATTGTTGGGTTTGCCTGCTACGATGCTACAGTCCGCGGCTTTTTTGGACCAACAGGAGTAGACGAAGCCTACCGAGGTAAAGGAGTAGGCAAAGCACTTCTGCTTGCCTGTTTGCACGATATGTTGAATGTAGGGTACGGATACGCTATTATCGGTGACCCAGGACCAGTAGAATATTATAAAAAGACCGTAAATGCGATAGAAATCGAAGGCTCTTACCCAGGGGTCTACAAATACATGGTCCGGGAAATTTGA